In Hemicordylus capensis ecotype Gifberg chromosome 4, rHemCap1.1.pri, whole genome shotgun sequence, the genomic window CgtttcaaacagtccaaaaatggccaaaaaagaattactgacccagaatccactgccagccagtgcctgtgctgcagtaacatcattggcacaaatgTCTCTCTCACATAATTTTGACTCTTtacgttacttcctagcattgcaacagctgccaagcAGCAAGCATATCCAGAGGcttaactagagcaacttcagccaccttttttgactgagtacactttgcatAGCCACTTaatgtgcagcagggaagtaacttgcatagggagcaagaggttactggtttgaatccccgctggtgctggtatgttccccagactataggaaacacctatattgggcagcagcgatataggaagatgctgaaaggcatcatctcatactatgcgggagacagcaatggtaaacctctcctgtattctaccaaagaaaaccacagggctctgtgattgccaggagtcaacaccgacctgatggcacaactttactttacactaTGCAataaatgcagattgcagagcagagcagagtgaagcacaagttagtctcaaggccagacatggagctcatcacagcaatcaccaagaaatagtaCACAcgcacagctgccactgtccatttctcgccacaacactaaactcacaaacaaaacatagcacaactcaaggaaggaaggcacccaagttctgcctttgtcaatctgagatccagcaaaaccagacaattatagaagcaatagcacagcatattatactcagtgcagaggaaagaaaaccacaaaatccaaccttccctcctctcccgatgtatcctcttcttcaggagaggcacactataagggctctctctgcttcctagtccctttgaatacacttTTGTGTCCCCCCCACACTCTCCCAGcaatgggggcatagttgcccatgacaacacttgatttgtaaataacaagccaaccaaaaagcaagcaacaagccagtgccagaaaaccattcagcaagggggggaaacaggccttcaaaatggcactcgaaataAAGTTGTTCTGCTCCAAGTTTGGAACacaccctttatttaaagggtgttatgtttcgagcttgaaacagcccattgcAAGTCAAAAAGTTTTAccgtcaaaatgttctgcacatccctactttttactACACTAAAGATATTTTTTAGAAACGCTTTAAGAGGGGATAGTTCTTGAATTGTTGTAGAAGAGGAAGATAGAGGAGTCCTTAATGAAGTCTATTATGACCTCCTCTCCAAAGCCTTCCAAGTCCTCCAACCTATCCTACACTTTTAAAATCTTCAACTCATAGACCGACTATGAATATAGCTTTTGTCTAAGGTGAGCAGATCCAATACAGAACAGGTCCTATATCTTTAATAGTGTATATCAAGAGCATATTGGTCAGTGCAGTTTATTCTCAATCACACATTACTATGGCACGCAAGACTATGTTTGCTGAAACTCTCTCTTCTATTAGGGATAGGCATGAACAGGTTCGAATGTTGCCCAGCTTGAGGGTTCGatggctggggaggatgcacttaaccCCCTCTGCgaacatttcccctgccggcacacATCTCACTagaagcccattggggtggcagcgtacctccctgccaccccgctcTGACGTTATCCGGAAGTACCTGGAAGTAGCAGCTGTGACTGTGCACATCGCTTGCACCCACGTGCATGTTGCGCTTGCACACGTTGGGTGCGTCAACGTGATGTACGTGATGTGTGAGCAACACAAGCAGTCGCAGCTgctacttctgggtacttccagATAACGTCAgagcggggcggcagggaggtacgctgctgccccgacggGCTTCTAGGGAGACGTGTGCCGGCGAGGGAAAtgctgtggggggaaatgctgtGGGGGGAAGTGCATcccccccttaaagccacacaCCCCCGCTGTCAAACCGGCCCCATGCCCATCCCTATCTTCTATGTAAGTATTAAAGACACAAATGCCATGGCCTCTATTGTATCTAGGCAATCAAGCATAAATGCAAATGTTCAACTCAGGACTAAAAATATTACTCTAAAAGGACAGGAGTTTGTTGATATGTGTCATGCATTCCAACTTTAGTTTCTCTATTTATTATGGAGAGTGGAAAGAGAGCTCACACCCATTCCTTCCAAATTTTACAAGCGAGAGAGaaagtttccttttttaaaaaaatgcagcacTAGAGAGACTTAGACCTTGCATTCACATTCAAAATTCAAAGATGGTTTTCTTGAAATAATGACCCCTCAGTCTATATTAAAGGGCAAGGGGAGCAGGTGTCCCTCACTTACTTCCCCCCACCGACTATTGTGAATCACATGGGGTCACCATCTTTTTTCAAGGTGGCTAGGAACAATACCCATTTTGAACTGTAATCTCCTTGGGGTAGTGACTTTCCCCCCACTCTTATGTTATAAAACGTTAGTAGCATAAGTATGGTattgaagaaggaaaaaaaccagCAACCACCAATGGTAGCTTATTGTTTACAGCAGGACTACTACTCCTGGGATGAAAAAGAGGATAGACCTTACCAGGATATACAGATTCCTGTTTCAGTCCCTGATTACCACTTGAAGGCACACACCAGTAACTCTTAAAATTTCTACTAGCagaagcaattttttaaattacagTTGGAATTAAAATTTACTCCTACATCTGAAAAGGCTTAATTTTTGAGTGTGAAAGAGAACACACTATTTGAGTTTCTGTGAGAGTCACTGGTCTGGAGAAGCCTAGAGCAGTGACTCCTAAGAAAAATGGTGGCCAGTCTCCTCTGAAGGCAGGTAGTTGTGCTACATCACTGCAGAGGGAGGTAGCAAATGATCCAGTCACAACCAGTGCAGAGGTTAATCGGAGAAAAGCATGGCCAGAGCAGTGAATCATGCAGTACCACAGCAGGCAGCCTCCCCTGCGGATGGATACTTTGGGCTGATAcaaatgttttattatttaatGCATTTCTTCTGTTATACCAGTGCAGCCTGGCATACCCTTGAGAACTTATTGGCTTATGCAGATGAGAAGCAGAAGTGAGGCCAAGGGTTGTTCTCTCACGGTAACTGACTGTGTATGCATGTCTTTCAGAGAGAGCAAGTACCCCATGCCTTCCTTCAGGTCACCAACTGATCGCCACAGATTTCTGACCTGAACCCTTCTCAGGCCCGCACCACTGCTTTTTACTCACAATACCCCTACTTCAAACGATTTCCACTGAAGCACCTGTTCACGATTTCTCTCTAAGAAATCATCATTCGCCTTTTGCTCCTCTCAGGTCCGCATGGCCTCATGTCCCAGACCAGCAGCACTCCCTGTCCCCCTCCGCAGGGCTGATCTGTCCAGCCTCCCTCTCTCGCAGGTCCCGCCTCGGCGGCCCGCGTTCCAGCCGAGAGAGCCTCACGTTGCTTAGCAGCACCGCCGCATCCCGCCCCACGCACAACTGAGCCTCCCTTAAATGCTCGGAGCTAAACGAGCGGCGCCCCGAAATACAAAGGCCTCACTGGGACCGTGGTCTGGAAAAGAGCCAGCAGGCAGAGGAGTCGTCTGAGAAGCAACTCAAGCTTTTacgttcttttttttaaaagacactttgTGGAGGGGCGGGGAAGATAAGAATTAttaaggggtttttttggggggggggattcaggaAAGAGAGGGAGTGAACGCCTcaaatgctggggtgggggatctgCACCCCGGAAAAACCTCAGCCTAATCCCTCGGTCTACATTTGCCACAAAATaactattattataattattattattataaccaACCTAAAGCTTAGAAAGGTTAGACTCATCTCCAGGGAAAGTCCCTTTccccaaagaagaaaaagaaacaggagcAGACTGCGCCTTACCCCCACTACGGAAACATTTGTGTTGTCGAACTGGGCTGGCACTTTGCTGTAGCTTGACCCTCGAAGCGACCCGTCTCCCCTACATTCGAACTGCGCGGGTCATGAAGAACAGAGCCTATGTGTGAGCGGAAGGCAGGAGACGGGCAAAGGCATAGCTAACGTACTGGTACCCATCTGCTCTTGGGAATCGTAGTTTCCTCTTGTCTCACTCTTTCGTCTTCCTGCCTTGTTTTTAACGAGGGGCGAACTACACTTCCCATAATGCCCTGTAAACCAGCAAACTTGAGTCGCCTCCTATGGCCGGCTAGAGGGACACATtcctgttgttggtttttttaaaaaaaaaaaggttaacgAGAAAGATCCTTTGagccctccctctttcccttccaTTGACAGAACTGCAACCCGCCTCCAGATGCGGAGGATTGTGGGTACCACCAACCCGTCCGCCGTCGCCCTCTGTCAGCGCCGGAGGTAAAGTGGCGTGAGAGCCCGTGCGCGAGTGAGATTTGTTGCTGCCGGGGTTTCCCGCTCCCTGGGCTTGGAAGACGCGGCGGCGATGGGGGAAAAGTTCTGGCGGCGGCTGCCGATCTCCCTGTCGCTACTCCTGCTGTTTCCACCTCTTGACGCCTCGAACTTCGCTACCGCCCTGGACAGCGACTTCACTTTCACTTTGCCCGCGGGCCGTAAGGAGTGCTTCTTCCAGCCCATGCAGAACGACGCCTCGCTGGAGATCGAGTACCAGGTGAGAGACGGAGCGGCAGCGGTATTTCTGCCCCGCGTCGAAGCTGGGCGTTGCTGCCTGGCGAGCTCTCTCCTCCTCGGCGCACGTGGAGGACTCTGCAGCCCGAGAGATCGCAGGGGCCACTCGATACTTTCAGCGGACTCAAGCTTTTCCTGGACTCTCTCATCCCAGGTTGCAGACGAGGAGAGGCTGCATGtttagcagggaggaggaggaggagaatgcgaACCAGCTGGGTTTCTCCAGGGCTCGTGAGGAGCGGGCAATTATTCCAGCATCCCTGTTTTTGTTAGGGTGTTTTGTTTAGTCCAGTCCGGTagaggaagcaggaggaggagcagccgtCTGCATGGCTTTTGGTCGCCATGTATAGAAACGGCTCGCTTAACGTGCTAGTGTAAAAATATCAAAgggtggccatttaaaaagagGATGACGAGGACTCTGGAGGGACGTCCTTTCTGAAGGTAAAGCAAGGCAGCAAATTATTGGGGCGCCGGCAAGGTGCTTCCCACCGGCCATCGTCAGAGCAGCTCTTTTGAGATTTATCTGActcttgtaagctttgcaaggagcgccTCTCCTTGCAcaacttgcaagaagcatgaggctgctggcaaccctccctcctccctgcaccacttTCGAAACTTCGAGggatcagttttgaaagggagctggccccCATCAGGGTTGTGCCAAGGCAGCGTTGCATCTCGCCCCTGGCCCTGCCATGCTTTGCCCTGCCCTTGCTCTAGCCTAGATTGGTTCTTTACCTGACCCTCTGCACTGATGGTGACTTGGAACCAGGTTGAGCCATAGGGCAGGCTCCCTGTTGTAATGGCACACAGAAAAGTATGATCATTTGAAGGTATTGGTTTTGCCagcttgccttctgccttgctttGGGTTTAGCATACAAGCACCAAACTGAATTAGGAAGATGTCTGGACGCACCCTACCCTGAAGACTGGAACTTTAGGGTGCAGTTCTAAAGGGCCAAGTAGCAAGCCATGTGACGTGAGTAACCCTTCCTTCTGGCTGTAAAAGAGTGACAGTTAATGTTTGCTTTACACAGGAAACAAGCTTAACAGATGTCATGAAAGTCTAGGTCAAACTGGTTTCAGGACCTGAATATGAGAATCTAGCCAACAGATAAATTTTGTTATGCATTTGGATTAGTTAAAGCCACGTAAGCCAAACACACGTTGAAACGGCTATGGCCAGAGAGGCCTAAATGAGCATAAGGTGGCAGTGAGCAATGTGTCTGGTCTGGAACTAACTGGACACATTGTTGCTGCTCTCCAATATTTAAACTggcaaatttttaaaaggtgctaaagacacatttattcacccagtattttagtttatttatttattacatttataaaccaccccatccaaaggctctgggtggtgcctTTGATAAATAactagatttatggtttaaaattttaatgctggttttaaatgattttaatgttaatgttttcaatgtttaaatgatttcagttgtttaattgatttagttttcttttaattgattttaattgtttttatttaactgCCCTAAgtacataaatcaaataaatacctATTTTGTCAGTGTGATGTGTAAATTTAGAAACTGTAACCAAAGCAACTTGCAGCCCAGTTCTTTGCAAATATAATCAGAAAAAAATCCTAATTAGTGTGTTCATTGGGATTCTTTTCTCCCCCCTTTCTGTCACCATATCTTCCTGAACTTTGCAGAAGGGGGGGAACTCTTAAGGTTAAAACCCTTTTTAATAAATGAAGTGTTCTTATTAATCTGCTGTACTATGTGCCTTGGGGAACTGTGCTTTTTAGTCATTGGAATAAGGTCTCTTGTACACTGACATTTTTTCACAAAGAAGAAACTTCTTTCTGATGAGTGCAGCCAGGGccagtgctaccattaggccaactaggtaGCCACCTAGGGCGCAGAGCCTTAGAGGGGTGTAGattgtagagtgtcaatgtgttaagagtgtgagaaactagaataatgagtagaaatgAGGGGGGGAAACTAGTTCATTTGTTTTCAACactaaataaatttagcagtttcaagttttgtgcttttcattttttattttttttacaaaacatCTGTTCTTGAAAGTTGaaatggcgggggcgggggggcggtttgcaagtacttagccttgcctagggcacaaaGTAGTCTGGCACTGGCCCTGAGTGCAGACATGCTTCTTCAGTAATGTGAATGATGGTAAGAAGCTGGAATGTCAAGCACTGTTGTTTTTACTCTTGGATCAGAGTTTCCTGGTTAATGTAAAGAATAAATTTTTtgtaaggtaaagtatgccgtcaggtcgatttcgactcctggtgcccacagagccctgtagttttctttggtagaatacaggaggggtttaccattgcctcctcccacacaatatgaagtgatgcctttcagcatcttcctatatcactgctgcccgatctaggtgtttcccatagtttgggaaacatacccgtggggattccaactggcaaccttctgcttgttaggcaagcatttccccgctgcgcagtTTCTAGAAATACTATTGCCAGTTGCTCTAAAAAGCTAAAATGTAAGAATCTTCGATAATTTTAATTTCCAGTTTGGAGGTAGCCTTATGTTGATTTGTCTTCTCCTAAGTGAGAATTGACTCACTCTAGAGATGAATTTGTAATATAAACTACACCTTCTACATATTATATCTACTACTGTTGTGTCTTCTCAGGTTTTAGATGGAGGCGGGTTAGATGTTGACTTTCACCTGATATCACCCAATGGTGAAACCCTAGTGTTTGAACAGAGACAATCCGATGGAGTCCACACGTAAGTTTAAAACTGACCATGCAAAACTCATCGTTAAATAGTTTTTACTATGATTGCTTTGGTATGAAAAAAATTCCAAACGAAGAAGTGTTTGCCTTATTATGTGCCCATTAATCTAGATCTTTGAATTACAAATATGAGGCTTCATAGTACTTCTGTAAAGTCACTTCTTTTTCTATAACTTTTATAAAACATGAAGCTTACAACTATTTGATAAAAATATGGAACATAcatcgcttctcggccttttggctaagatcaagtgtagtaagTAAAATATGAAACATACAATTATTTGTTTGCACTTTACGAATAACAAGTTAGGCCCAGGTAAGCCTGGAATTAGAAGGTGGATCTTAACGGAGCATACAGCTGCTGCCAAAATaattgttgggggtggggcagggggaattgTGGACAGGAGATGGAGAAAAGTGGAGTATCTTAGGAAGAAGTCAGCAATGAAGAAATACTAATTAATGGACAAAGAACAGAAACAAGATGATGATTAATTTTTTAAGTGTAAGAATTATGCTCATCACTGACATATTCATTACACAGGGATACAAAGGGGGTCATGTATGCAATTTGGGACTTTTCTGGACTTTCCCACTACAGTCTCTTATCTCTCCAAGGGCTGCTTCTGGAGTTGAGAGCACCCTCCAGAAAAGCAAACGATGCAATGCAAAGGAGAAAATCTTCAACATCCTTCCCTGCCACCTTCCACACACACTTATTCTATTATTTTCCAAGGTCCTTAGGGGAgcatctctcttctctccccctcccccccacattgTATAGGTGTTCGGCACTTTGGTCCACCATTGTTTCCCAGTGGATATCTCCAGTAAAGTATCAAttgtctcttcttcttatatCGTCTGTTGTCCATTGCAAAATAGATTTCATagaactttttgttttaaattgctgcagtTGTACTAGTAAATATTAATACAGACATCATTCTAGAATCTAAAGTGTAGTATCTGTAAAAAGGCAATAATGACTACACTTACATCTGTGGAGGTTTATGACGACTGTCGTCTTCTGAGTGGGTAATGGGTTCTTGTTTCCTTCTTTAGCTTCCCGTGGTCAGTTTCTGTTTTCAGTGACCAGGTAACTAATATCTATTGATCTGGTGCTTGCTCCGTTAGAAATTGATTCTGCACCTGTGAGGAAGCCTCTCAGTATGCAGTGCCACAGCTCCTCATGGCgtttcttccctgcccccacgtggctgctatttaaggcaggaagaACACCAGCATTCCAGTTCCATAATGGTTTTATGCTATGATTTTAAGTAATAAGGTCTGCTGAAACCGGTAGAACTTGCTTATAaataagcggggggtgggggggggctcagaaCAGAGATAATGCAAGCTgagaaagaacaaacaaacagcgGCAGCTAAGATTCAAAAGCTAGCTACAAGAAACTTCTGATACTTTTCTCCTTAGTACACAGATATGTGAAGTATACTAGGCATATAATCACAAATCATCATGATTATGAGACAGGTTGAAAAAATGCAGCCTGAACTGTAAAGCAATATGTCTTATGCCTACAGAGTGGAGACAAAGGATGGTGATTACATGTTCTGCTTTGACAACACATTCAGCACCCTCTCAGAGAAGGTGATCTTCTTTGAACTGATCTTAGATAATGTGGGAGGTGACGAAGAGCAAGAAGACTGGAAGAAGTACATTACTGGCACAGATCTTCTAGATATGAAACTGGAAGATATTCTGGTATGCATGCAGCCAGCCTTTAACATGTTTGTGGAATGTGCAGCTCCCTATATGTAGAGTT contains:
- the TMED5 gene encoding transmembrane emp24 domain-containing protein 5; amino-acid sequence: MGEKFWRRLPISLSLLLLFPPLDASNFATALDSDFTFTLPAGRKECFFQPMQNDASLEIEYQVLDGGGLDVDFHLISPNGETLVFEQRQSDGVHTVETKDGDYMFCFDNTFSTLSEKVIFFELILDNVGGDEEQEDWKKYITGTDLLDMKLEDILESVNGVKSRLSRSIQLQTLLRAFEARDRNIQESNYDRVNFWSLVNLGVMVVVSAVQVYMLKSLFEDKRRTRT